In Helicobacter bilis, a genomic segment contains:
- a CDS encoding toxin-antitoxin system YwqK family antitoxin, translated as MLLKNAFIAFLSLSTLYADTLKECKTEADKISGCVKRDYHSNGKLWEEIPYKNGKREGIGKWYYENGDLVNEIPYKNDKREGMTKWYYRNGNLESETPYKNGKREGMSKWYYENGSLKAETPFNNDGVNGDMKLYTEDKKLLALIKAENHKFISGKCFNNKVLTDKELKEIRRDVFIERAIIYLKEICLKGDSK; from the coding sequence ATGTTACTAAAAAATGCGTTTATAGCTTTTCTCTCACTTTCTACTTTATATGCAGATACACTAAAAGAGTGTAAAACCGAAGCGGATAAAATAAGCGGTTGTGTAAAGAGAGATTATCATTCCAATGGGAAACTTTGGGAAGAAATACCATATAAAAATGGCAAAAGAGAAGGCATAGGAAAGTGGTATTATGAGAATGGGGATCTGGTAAATGAAATACCATATAAAAATGACAAAAGAGAAGGTATGACAAAGTGGTATTATAGGAATGGGAATCTAGAATCAGAAACACCATATAAAAATGGCAAAAGAGAAGGTATGTCAAAGTGGTATTATGAAAATGGGAGTCTAAAAGCAGAAACACCATTTAACAACGATGGAGTAAATGGGGATATGAAACTCTACACAGAAGATAAAAAGCTATTAGCCTTAATTAAAGCAGAGAATCATAAGTTCATAAGCGGTAAATGCTTTAATAACAAAGTCTTAACAGACAAAGAATTAAAAGAGATACGTAGAGACGTCTTCATCGAAAGAGCAATTATCTATTTAAAAGAAATATGCCTTAAAGGCGATTCTAAATAA
- a CDS encoding metallophosphoesterase family protein, whose protein sequence is MQISLDTFIISDTHFGHKHVLVKEPLRVITLNNTHYKSFDDLSLNWWNEVVSVNDSVLHLGDLYFGDGDSILPKLNGEKMLVVGNNDMGKYQKLKDWRVIKKIKFKIPEKDMLKKAMKKKWGDELKNPYATGLIVDVNNVRIMFSHFPVGERKRNDKYHKARDIIDYAFSLAKCEVNIHGHIHSRDSVQDYCINASTERLSFRPKRLRDILSSWAHF, encoded by the coding sequence ATGCAAATATCACTTGATACTTTTATTATTTCTGATACGCATTTTGGACATAAACATGTGCTTGTAAAAGAGCCTTTAAGAGTGATTACACTGAATAACACGCATTATAAAAGCTTTGATGATTTAAGTTTAAATTGGTGGAATGAAGTCGTGAGTGTGAATGATAGTGTGTTGCATTTAGGGGATTTATACTTTGGCGATGGTGATAGCATTTTGCCTAAACTCAATGGTGAAAAAATGCTTGTTGTAGGCAATAATGATATGGGTAAATATCAAAAGCTAAAAGATTGGCGTGTGATAAAAAAGATTAAATTTAAGATTCCAGAAAAAGATATGCTAAAAAAGGCAATGAAAAAAAAGTGGGGTGATGAGCTAAAAAATCCCTATGCCACAGGCTTAATCGTTGATGTGAATAATGTGCGGATTATGTTTAGCCATTTTCCCGTTGGCGAGAGAAAAAGAAATGATAAATATCATAAAGCAAGGGATATTATCGACTATGCTTTTTCTTTGGCAAAATGTGAAGTCAATATCCACGGACATATACACTCAAGAGATAGTGTGCAAGATTACTGCATTAATGCTAGCACAGAAAGACTCTCATTCCGCCCTAAAAGATTGCGCGATATTCTCTCTTCATGGGCACATTTTTAA
- a CDS encoding glycosyltransferase family 2 protein, which produces MLALSIIVPIYNVEKYLKECLDSIQAQTYSNFQAILINDGSKDKSPKIAQEYTQKDSRFILINQENKGLGAARNTGLEYIFSTQNTQDTAYIGLVDSDDVIAKDYYANLIYCLEANNALIAKSRNICVFHDDNYNKEIFTKTQEREKGIMRKVTSKNLTDKIDPWRSVFCASLLKDLRFPPVRFAEDVPFGVCANVLAKEIALTKSAIYFYRLRANSLTKKTHPPQEFFNAFAFIYNFFKEHDLLHTYILPTHILRPSQSYEYLAKDSNYLALLQEFIHSLGIESSVLAKNKVLDSALKAKTLDEFLAKTQTFKEWRRKNFRISLNKKHKIVTLFGKTLYNR; this is translated from the coding sequence ATGTTAGCCCTATCTATAATAGTCCCTATCTACAATGTAGAAAAGTATCTAAAAGAATGCCTAGATTCTATACAAGCACAAACTTATAGCAACTTTCAAGCCATACTTATAAATGATGGTAGCAAAGACAAAAGTCCTAAAATAGCACAAGAATACACGCAAAAAGATTCTCGCTTTATCCTTATAAATCAAGAGAATAAAGGCTTAGGGGCAGCTAGAAACACGGGGTTAGAATACATTTTTTCAACACAAAATACACAAGATACTGCATACATTGGCTTAGTAGATTCTGATGATGTGATAGCAAAAGATTATTATGCTAATCTTATCTACTGCCTTGAAGCAAATAATGCCCTAATCGCAAAGAGTAGAAATATCTGCGTATTCCATGATGATAACTATAATAAAGAGATTTTCACAAAGACACAAGAGAGAGAGAAAGGCATCATGCGTAAGGTTACAAGTAAGAATCTTACAGATAAAATCGATCCATGGCGAAGTGTCTTTTGTGCGTCTTTGCTAAAAGACTTGCGATTTCCACCTGTGAGATTTGCTGAAGATGTGCCTTTTGGTGTATGTGCGAATGTCTTAGCAAAAGAGATTGCCCTGACAAAGAGTGCGATATATTTCTATCGATTAAGGGCTAATTCACTCACAAAGAAAACCCACCCGCCACAAGAGTTTTTTAACGCCTTTGCTTTTATCTATAACTTTTTTAAAGAGCATGATTTACTGCATACCTATATTTTGCCGACTCATATTTTACGCCCATCACAAAGCTATGAGTATTTAGCAAAAGATTCTAATTATTTAGCTCTTTTACAAGAGTTTATCCACTCTTTAGGGATAGAATCTAGTGTGCTTGCTAAAAATAAAGTGCTAGATTCTGCCCTTAAAGCAAAAACACTTGATGAGTTTCTGGCAAAAACGCAAACCTTTAAAGAATGGCGGCGTAAAAACTTCCGCATAAGTCTTAATAAAAAGCATAAAATCGTTACGCTATTTGGCAAAACGCTTTATAATCGCTAA
- a CDS encoding glycosyltransferase produces MQKIYIILKDITESGGGERVCVNLSNAFSEIGFEVSIISFFRVEKDIAFSLNENINVRFLSHTTPKSKNPLKKLFNKSIYRYILSKKVDTIAQQEKPDIVLANDGWYIPKTKLDSIQYIRLWHLKAPKKIDKRKQKIFNLFDTLVVLSPRELNKWQSYHKNVKVIPNFLPNISQKNTDSNQHRIISVGRLSAEKGFLRLIDIWEKVQERMGGLRGLGHKNNENLDSNLCYAKPTSCHTDFTTCHTESSICHTEPLGEVSSLNPNPCHVERSETSKNLESKKDISCLRTRTSEALAHTCKYDKITIQNDSHKTTLDSKRLSAEAVCDDFKSCEALSARSLLNINDEARKANSLKRAETATHEKALETWQLVIVGSGVLQEQIESKIKEKNLQDTIILKPFTKDIEKEYLNASIYAMSSHFEGFPMVLLESCSYALCPIAFNVATGPSDIIESHTSGYLIKDNDLQDYADKLFTLMSDKQKRESMGLQAKQKVSIAFSKEAVMKLWQDIFNN; encoded by the coding sequence ATGCAAAAAATCTATATCATTCTCAAAGATATTACAGAATCTGGCGGGGGCGAGAGAGTGTGTGTCAATCTCTCTAATGCGTTTAGTGAGATAGGCTTTGAGGTAAGCATTATTAGCTTTTTTAGAGTAGAAAAAGATATTGCTTTTAGCTTGAATGAAAATATAAATGTCCGCTTTCTATCACACACTACACCAAAGAGTAAAAACCCATTGAAAAAGCTTTTTAATAAAAGCATTTATCGATATATTTTAAGCAAAAAAGTAGATACAATCGCACAGCAAGAAAAGCCTGATATTGTCCTAGCAAATGATGGCTGGTATATCCCAAAAACTAAACTAGATTCTATACAATATATCCGCTTATGGCATTTAAAAGCACCAAAAAAGATAGATAAAAGAAAGCAAAAGATATTTAATCTCTTTGATACCTTAGTCGTGCTTTCACCTCGTGAATTAAACAAATGGCAGAGCTATCATAAAAATGTTAAAGTAATCCCAAACTTTCTGCCTAATATCTCACAGAAAAACACAGATTCCAATCAGCATAGAATCATATCCGTTGGGCGACTGAGTGCTGAAAAAGGCTTTTTAAGGCTTATAGATATTTGGGAAAAGGTGCAGGAGAGAATGGGTGGGCTGCGGGGTTTAGGGCACAAAAATAATGAAAATTTAGATTCTAATCTTTGTTATGCTAAACCTACTTCTTGTCATACCGACTTTACCACTTGTCATACTGAATCTTCCATTTGTCATACTGAGCCTTTAGGCGAAGTATCTAGCCTCAATCCTAATCCTTGTCATGTTGAGCGAAGCGAAACATCTAAAAACCTAGAATCAAAAAAAGATATTTCGTGCTTACGCACTCGCACGAGCGAAGCTCTTGCCCACACTTGCAAATATGACAAGATAACAATTCAAAATGACAGCCACAAAACAACCTTAGATTCTAAGCGACTTAGTGCGGAAGCAGTTTGCGATGATTTTAAGAGTTGTGAAGCCTTGAGTGCAAGGAGTTTATTAAACATAAATGACGAAGCACGAAAGGCAAACTCTCTTAAAAGGGCGGAAACTGCAACGCACGAAAAGGCTTTAGAAACTTGGCAACTTGTTATTGTTGGCAGCGGAGTCTTACAAGAACAAATAGAATCTAAAATAAAAGAAAAAAACTTACAAGACACCATTATCCTAAAACCCTTCACAAAAGATATAGAAAAAGAGTATCTCAATGCAAGTATTTATGCGATGAGTAGTCATTTTGAGGGCTTTCCTATGGTGCTTTTAGAATCTTGCTCCTATGCTTTATGTCCCATCGCCTTTAATGTAGCAACGGGTCCAAGCGATATTATAGAATCTCACACAAGCGGTTATCTTATAAAAGATAATGACTTGCAAGACTATGCTGATAAACTTTTTACGCTAATGAGTGATAAGCAAAAACGAGAATCTATGGGATTACAAGCAAAGCAAAAGGTAAGTATAGCTTTTAGCAAAGAAGCAGTAATGAAACTATGGCAAGATATATTTAATAACTAG
- the ilvA gene encoding threonine ammonia-lyase codes for MGLIELDSIKAAKNRLQHIIMQHPLAYAPRLSNIANAKVYLKKENLQPTGAFKIRGAFNKIATLKELDSKNNTQILNKGVICASAGNHAQGVAFSAQHFHTRAVIVMPESTPLLKVIGTKAMGAEVVLAGNNYDEAYEKAQKIAQEENLTFIHPFADIDVMAGQGSIALEMIAEEELDVVIVPIGGGGLISGIASAYKALSPKTRIIGVNAKGANAMKQSFYARAMQNSSSVKTIADGIAVRDVNEMTFNCIMSCVDGIVEVDDEEIASAILFLLESQKLVVEGAGAASVAALMHHKVKISPNEKVGVVLSGGNIDVTMLNIIIEKALLKSDRKMKFQVILVDKPGSLQNLTELLTKEGANIVFINYSRISTKLEYGDAIVELALEIKGKEHKDSVYKILLEHGYQFSEMP; via the coding sequence ATGGGCTTAATAGAACTTGATAGCATTAAAGCTGCTAAGAATAGATTGCAACATATAATCATGCAGCACCCATTAGCTTATGCACCGCGTTTAAGCAATATCGCAAATGCAAAGGTGTATCTAAAAAAAGAGAATTTGCAACCCACAGGAGCGTTTAAAATACGCGGGGCGTTTAATAAAATTGCGACATTAAAAGAGCTAGATAGCAAAAATAATACACAGATTCTAAATAAAGGCGTGATATGTGCAAGTGCGGGTAATCACGCACAAGGTGTAGCCTTTAGCGCACAGCATTTTCATACAAGGGCAGTTATCGTTATGCCAGAATCTACGCCGCTTTTAAAGGTTATCGGCACAAAGGCTATGGGTGCTGAAGTCGTTTTAGCAGGGAATAATTATGATGAAGCATATGAGAAGGCACAAAAGATCGCACAAGAAGAGAATCTAACCTTTATCCACCCTTTTGCTGATATTGATGTGATGGCAGGGCAAGGCAGCATAGCCCTTGAGATGATAGCAGAAGAAGAGCTTGATGTTGTGATAGTGCCAATAGGTGGTGGTGGGCTAATTAGCGGTATAGCAAGTGCCTATAAAGCCCTATCGCCAAAAACGCGTATCATAGGTGTGAATGCAAAAGGTGCAAATGCGATGAAGCAAAGCTTTTATGCAAGAGCTATGCAAAACTCAAGCAGTGTAAAAACTATCGCTGATGGGATAGCTGTGCGAGATGTGAATGAGATGACTTTTAACTGCATTATGTCCTGTGTCGATGGCATTGTAGAAGTAGATGATGAAGAGATAGCAAGTGCGATTTTATTCCTTTTAGAATCTCAAAAGCTAGTGGTAGAAGGGGCGGGTGCTGCTAGTGTTGCCGCCCTAATGCATCATAAAGTAAAAATTAGCCCAAATGAAAAAGTCGGGGTGGTTTTAAGTGGTGGAAATATCGATGTAACCATGCTAAATATCATTATAGAAAAGGCTTTATTAAAGAGTGATAGAAAGATGAAATTTCAAGTTATCCTTGTAGATAAACCCGGAAGCCTTCAAAATCTAACCGAGCTTTTAACAAAAGAGGGGGCAAATATCGTATTTATTAACTATTCACGCATTAGCACAAAGCTTGAATATGGTGATGCTATTGTGGAATTAGCCCTTGAAATTAAAGGAAAAGAACATAAAGATTCTGTATATAAGATTTTATTAGAGCATGGGTATCAATTCAGCGAAATGCCCTAA
- a CDS encoding PKD domain-containing protein, giving the protein MPKTLISNSYQNVLSNANKPDLLKSYDMQQTTVNALKAIGEAPISDYTDEWKKVQIPDYNTDFDTTILEIYATKSVIAIDEVIGFHIVTSIELVEVEWDFGDGEVSSQKDNILKSFNKEGSYNVRLKALVEVENKDYVNDKSQDKFVMKEYFRDLEILVC; this is encoded by the coding sequence TTGCCAAAAACATTAATCAGTAATAGCTATCAAAATGTCCTATCAAATGCAAATAAACCAGACTTGCTTAAAAGCTATGATATGCAGCAAACTACCGTGAATGCACTCAAAGCAATAGGTGAAGCTCCAATCAGTGATTACACAGATGAGTGGAAAAAGGTGCAAATACCTGACTACAATACAGACTTTGATACTACTATACTAGAGATATATGCTACTAAGAGTGTTATAGCTATTGATGAAGTGATAGGATTTCATATTGTTACCTCTATTGAGTTAGTAGAAGTTGAGTGGGATTTTGGAGATGGTGAAGTGAGTAGTCAAAAGGATAATATATTAAAGTCTTTTAATAAAGAAGGCTCATACAATGTAAGATTAAAAGCCTTAGTAGAAGTTGAGAATAAAGATTATGTCAATGATAAAAGCCAAGATAAATTTGTAATGAAAGAATACTTTAGGGATTTAGAGATTTTGGTGTGTTAA
- the ggt gene encoding gamma-glutamyltransferase, protein MTGFLSVSAVFAASYPPTRDTTGTGLAMTSSPYATAIGKAVLDNGGNAIDAAVAVGYALAVVHPAAGNIGGGGFAVIHLANGENITLDFREKAPLKATRDMYLDNKGNVIPNASTLGYLAAGVPGTVKGMSAMLDKYGTKPLGELMQPAIDLAENGFVITDRQAETMLEVKDDLAKFASTRKYFLKKDGSLYQGGDTLVQKDLAKTLRLIQKEGESAFYQGKIAELIVADMQNNGGIISKEDLAQYNVVWRKPVTGTYRGYEIISMSPPSSGGTHIIQILNTMENADIASLGFGSSKSIALMTEAMRQAYADRSVFMADPDFFSVPTDKLLAKEYAKKIYTNILNAKGKAVPSKNIKPGLGAIKVGQPINHKEGNHTTHYSVADKWGNAVSVTYTINASYGAIAAVEGAGFILNNEMDDFSIKPGVANLYGLVGGEANAIVPGKRPLSSMSPTIILKDGKLFMVVGSPGGARIITTVLQVISNVIDHKMDIAKAVESPRFHMQWEPDEIRIEPYGMTKDVQDNLKRMGYKITELPDMGDVSAILRDPKTGIIYGVNDPRKEF, encoded by the coding sequence ATGACAGGGTTTTTAAGCGTGAGTGCTGTGTTTGCAGCGAGTTATCCTCCAACACGAGATACAACAGGCACAGGACTTGCGATGACGAGTAGCCCTTATGCTACTGCGATAGGAAAAGCTGTGCTTGATAATGGCGGAAATGCGATTGATGCGGCTGTAGCAGTTGGCTATGCTTTAGCGGTAGTCCATCCTGCTGCCGGAAACATCGGTGGTGGTGGCTTTGCTGTCATTCACCTTGCAAATGGTGAGAATATTACACTTGATTTTAGAGAAAAAGCCCCGTTAAAAGCCACAAGAGATATGTATTTGGATAATAAGGGCAATGTGATTCCAAATGCTTCAACACTTGGATATTTAGCTGCAGGAGTGCCCGGCACTGTTAAAGGTATGAGTGCTATGCTTGATAAATATGGCACAAAGCCGCTTGGCGAACTCATGCAGCCTGCTATCGATTTAGCTGAAAATGGCTTTGTAATCACTGATAGACAGGCTGAAACAATGCTTGAAGTAAAAGATGATTTAGCTAAATTTGCAAGCACGAGAAAATACTTTTTAAAGAAAGATGGCTCACTTTATCAAGGTGGGGATACACTCGTGCAAAAAGATTTGGCAAAGACCTTGAGACTTATACAAAAAGAGGGTGAGAGTGCGTTTTATCAAGGGAAAATTGCAGAATTGATCGTTGCTGATATGCAAAATAATGGCGGTATAATCTCTAAAGAAGATTTAGCACAATATAATGTGGTATGGCGAAAGCCAGTAACAGGCACATATAGAGGCTATGAGATTATATCCATGTCTCCACCAAGTAGCGGCGGGACGCATATCATTCAAATTCTAAACACAATGGAAAATGCAGATATAGCTAGTCTAGGTTTTGGCTCATCAAAGTCTATTGCCTTAATGACTGAAGCAATGCGTCAAGCCTATGCTGATAGATCGGTATTTATGGCAGATCCAGATTTTTTCAGTGTGCCAACTGATAAATTATTAGCAAAAGAGTATGCAAAAAAAATCTACACAAATATACTCAATGCAAAGGGCAAAGCAGTCCCTAGTAAAAATATTAAGCCCGGACTTGGTGCCATAAAAGTAGGGCAACCCATAAATCATAAAGAAGGCAATCACACTACACATTATTCAGTAGCAGATAAATGGGGTAATGCTGTAAGCGTAACCTATACTATTAATGCAAGTTATGGTGCGATAGCAGCGGTTGAAGGGGCTGGATTTATACTTAATAATGAAATGGATGACTTTTCTATTAAACCCGGTGTAGCTAATCTTTATGGCTTAGTAGGCGGTGAAGCAAATGCGATTGTCCCGGGGAAAAGACCGCTAAGTTCAATGAGTCCTACAATCATTCTAAAAGATGGTAAGCTATTTATGGTAGTGGGCAGTCCGGGTGGTGCAAGGATTATTACCACTGTGTTGCAAGTGATTTCTAATGTGATTGATCATAAAATGGATATAGCAAAAGCGGTAGAATCACCAAGATTCCATATGCAATGGGAGCCAGATGAGATTCGCATTGAGCCTTATGGTATGACAAAAGATGTGCAAGATAATCTTAAAAGAATGGGATATAAAATCACAGAATTACCAGATATGGGTGATGTGAGTGCAATTTTGCGTGATCCAAAGACAGGCATTATCTATGGAGTAAATGATCCAAGAAAAGAGTTTTAA
- a CDS encoding Spx/MgsR family RNA polymerase-binding regulatory protein: MELIVYGIKNCNSMKKAFAFLDENDIAYRFHDFKKERLDLESLKAILECISLENLINTKGTTYKKLKEQGIKDITPEVVLQNLSVIKRPLIVSYENGVIQKVTIGLQHLEELL, encoded by the coding sequence ATGGAGTTAATAGTATATGGCATTAAAAATTGTAATAGCATGAAAAAAGCATTTGCCTTTTTAGATGAAAATGATATAGCATACAGATTTCATGATTTTAAAAAAGAAAGGTTAGACTTAGAATCTTTGAAGGCTATACTTGAATGTATAAGCTTAGAGAATCTTATAAACACTAAAGGCACGACCTACAAAAAGCTAAAAGAGCAAGGCATAAAGGATATAACGCCTGAAGTTGTGTTGCAGAATCTAAGCGTGATAAAGCGACCACTTATTGTGAGTTATGAAAATGGAGTTATACAAAAAGTTACTATTGGATTACAACATTTAGAAGAGTTGCTATGA
- the traF gene encoding conjugal transfer protein TraF, producing the protein MRDSTMHTNRMDKFRKYRKSVLCGALFASAFSVVEAMEFGTMGNVSASMGGAGVALKSPFALYYNPALLASDSKMRIGYSIGVGLSQSNLDKLTNLNFVKMVESLTSLGSQMGGGSKAITKTIRSAAPAINSGAMPFAANGNTRAASNLTGALTEALQQATGNQSNDLETLWKDYEKKHQGSTDHSQLVGNLKDSVNNSSMTQEQKDMFNDFAESVDWSDFDVSNGKITSMTIKSGSNGALDAAMKDLDTLFEVLKNNNMNVISQSGIVFQLSSETMQEKFGSLAVGLFNTTQAGVSLVGDKSRMRLIFGDTNGYYELITKPGGYTLKQSTEDEYNKFSILQSVEKGDAHKVVSSVFNLTELPVGYAYRFNFDNSELSIGVAGKLMLGASLYHEQFLGSNLQFNTNFASNIQYNTTFGIDLGTYYGYNLSDSGQLGVGFVAKNINTPTFRFDTAPTISIKPQYRAGIAYNGKRFSLAFDADVLPNEVLTYSQYGLYSQMIGGGFKLDYRFVDVRGGVAYDLRRDTGAILTAGVNILGLIDIAAEVGTTWVDYFGTTAPKYANVRVGGSFSW; encoded by the coding sequence ATGCGAGATTCTACAATGCATACGAATAGAATGGATAAATTTAGAAAATATAGAAAGTCTGTGTTGTGTGGGGCTTTGTTTGCAAGTGCGTTTAGTGTAGTAGAGGCTATGGAGTTTGGCACAATGGGGAATGTCTCTGCATCTATGGGTGGGGCTGGAGTAGCTTTGAAAAGTCCTTTTGCTTTGTATTATAATCCGGCATTGCTTGCTTCAGATTCTAAAATGCGTATAGGTTATAGTATAGGTGTTGGTTTATCGCAATCAAACCTTGATAAGCTTACGAATCTAAACTTTGTCAAAATGGTAGAATCTCTTACAAGTCTTGGCAGTCAAATGGGTGGCGGCAGTAAAGCAATTACAAAAACAATTCGATCCGCTGCACCTGCTATAAATAGTGGTGCAATGCCGTTTGCAGCAAATGGCAATACAAGGGCTGCGAGTAATTTAACTGGTGCTTTGACGGAAGCTTTGCAACAAGCTACCGGCAATCAGTCAAATGATTTAGAGACTTTATGGAAAGATTATGAAAAGAAGCATCAAGGTAGCACGGATCATTCACAACTGGTTGGGAATCTAAAAGATTCTGTAAATAATTCCAGTATGACCCAAGAGCAAAAAGATATGTTTAACGACTTTGCTGAATCGGTGGATTGGAGTGACTTTGATGTATCTAATGGTAAAATCACAAGCATGACAATTAAGTCTGGTAGTAATGGGGCATTAGACGCTGCTATGAAAGATTTAGACACTCTTTTTGAAGTCTTAAAAAATAACAACATGAATGTAATCAGTCAAAGCGGTATAGTCTTTCAACTCTCTAGTGAGACCATGCAAGAGAAGTTTGGTAGCCTTGCAGTAGGATTATTTAATACTACTCAAGCTGGAGTATCGCTTGTTGGCGATAAGAGTCGAATGCGACTTATCTTTGGTGATACAAACGGATATTATGAACTTATTACAAAGCCTGGCGGATACACGCTGAAACAATCTACAGAAGATGAATATAATAAGTTTTCTATCTTACAATCTGTTGAAAAAGGCGATGCACATAAAGTTGTAAGTTCTGTGTTTAATCTCACAGAATTACCCGTGGGCTATGCGTATAGATTTAACTTTGACAATTCGGAGTTAAGCATAGGCGTAGCTGGGAAGCTTATGCTTGGGGCGAGTCTGTATCATGAGCAGTTTCTTGGCTCAAACTTGCAGTTTAATACAAACTTTGCCTCAAACATACAATACAACACTACTTTTGGGATAGATTTAGGCACATATTATGGCTATAATCTCTCTGACAGCGGTCAGCTTGGTGTAGGTTTTGTAGCAAAAAATATCAATACGCCAACTTTCAGATTCGATACTGCACCAACTATTAGTATAAAACCACAATATAGGGCAGGTATAGCCTACAATGGCAAAAGATTCTCACTTGCATTTGACGCTGATGTATTGCCAAACGAAGTGCTAACTTATAGTCAATATGGTTTGTATTCTCAAATGATAGGTGGCGGTTTTAAACTTGATTATAGATTTGTAGATGTGAGAGGCGGTGTCGCCTATGATTTACGAAGAGACACTGGGGCTATACTTACTGCTGGTGTAAATATCTTAGGACTTATTGATATTGCTGCAGAAGTTGGCACAACATGGGTTGATTACTTTGGGACTACTGCACCAAAATATGCCAATGTAAGAGTGGGTGGAAGCTTTAGCTGGTAA
- a CDS encoding phospholipase A, which produces MKICRFMILVFTAYALTILNAKTDSKKQEVESLDSKTTACHTEPLGEVSKTLESKKDISCLLTQYDKNLDSNSTQNTETRQNNNTNKEETHEYPLLDKKSKDELFGTINTAEIPDAIPAPLTTKALLSVEDWRDTYFIYLYNFTPMENPRHIPNELKGQISFRVPLSRNIFKSGGILYFAFTDTFFFQVFNEKASSPVRDNDFQPEFLFTYPMNVVFWGGTLTELTTGWRHISNGEINIEHGGAADRSRGSDRWIFKARWTTKHWGVDMEAFAPVRFYPENPFIYKYLGSLEIKIFMRYNKHLADATITGLLRYFQPGKKIDSLHGGLRLSYTYKLNPYYGVYMQYFVGYGDYLYEYDKIGHRIGIGVRFVR; this is translated from the coding sequence ATGAAAATATGTCGTTTTATGATATTAGTATTTACTGCCTACGCATTAACAATACTTAACGCAAAGACAGATTCTAAGAAACAAGAAGTAGAAAGTCTAGATTCTAAAACAACCGCTTGTCATACTGAGCCTTTAGGCGAAGTGTCTAAAACTTTAGAATCTAAAAAAGATATTTCATGCTTACTCACTCAATATGACAAGAATCTAGATTCCAACTCGACACAAAACACAGAAACAAGGCAAAACAACAATACAAACAAGGAAGAAACCCATGAATACCCACTTTTAGATAAAAAGTCAAAAGATGAGTTATTTGGCACGATAAATACCGCAGAAATCCCCGATGCAATACCCGCCCCACTCACTACAAAAGCCCTTTTAAGCGTTGAAGATTGGCGTGATACTTATTTCATATATCTTTACAATTTCACACCTATGGAAAATCCACGCCATATACCAAATGAGCTTAAAGGACAGATAAGCTTTAGAGTCCCTTTGTCAAGGAATATTTTTAAAAGCGGTGGAATCTTATATTTTGCTTTTACAGATACTTTCTTTTTTCAAGTGTTTAATGAAAAGGCAAGTTCGCCGGTAAGAGACAATGACTTTCAACCTGAATTTCTCTTTACCTATCCTATGAATGTAGTATTTTGGGGTGGCACACTCACAGAGCTTACAACTGGTTGGAGGCATATTAGCAATGGCGAGATAAATATAGAGCATGGTGGGGCAGCTGATAGAAGTCGGGGTAGTGATAGATGGATATTTAAAGCTAGATGGACGACAAAGCATTGGGGTGTTGATATGGAGGCATTTGCCCCTGTGAGATTCTATCCCGAGAATCCATTTATATATAAATACTTAGGAAGCCTTGAGATAAAAATATTTATGCGTTATAACAAGCATTTAGCCGATGCGACTATAACGGGCTTATTACGATATTTTCAGCCCGGAAAAAAGATTGATAGCTTACATGGTGGTTTGCGGCTAAGCTATACTTATAAGCTTAATCCATATTATGGAGTTTATATGCAATATTTTGTTGGCTATGGGGATTATCTTTATGAATATGATAAAATAGGACATAGAATAGGCATTGGTGTGCGTTTTGTGAGATAG